One Carassius auratus strain Wakin chromosome 3, ASM336829v1, whole genome shotgun sequence genomic region harbors:
- the LOC113043733 gene encoding jupiter microtubule associated homolog 2-like, whose protein sequence is MTSTNMFQGLDSSGKPSSRVLRPPGGGSSNLFGGYEEDTAASRRPNKMSSSIFAPPEETRGGPRRSNPPGGKSSGIFGDPEASLTHGRHVPPGGASSYIFGGAESTPPSVKSQHPNKPKDNLSVGVPATPDPPAPVPKKVEKVKVEPVTPQPTPEKEPAASAPAANQSSEAATWQPTEKDHEPRLGPRPRSHNKVINPPGGKSSVVFY, encoded by the exons AGTACTAAGACCTCCAGGAGGAGGGTCAAGCAATCTCTTCGGTGGTTATGAAGAAGACACTGCTGCCTCCAGAAGGCCAAACAAAATGTCCTCTTCTATTTTTGCACCTCCAGAAGAGACCCGAGGGGGTCCCAGACGCTCCAATCCCCCAG GTGGGAAAAGCAGTGGGATATTTGGGGACCCAGAGGCGTCTTTGACCCACGGCAGACATGTTCCCCCTGGTGGAGCCTCCAGTTACATTTTTGGGGGTGCGGAGTCGACCCCACCTTCTGTGAAAAGTCAACATCCCAACAAACCAAAG GACAATTTAAGTGTGGGTGTACCTGCTACTCCAGATCCACCAG CCCCAGTGCCTAAGAAAGTTGAGAAGGTGAAGGTGGAGCCAGTGACCCCTCAACCAACGCCTGAAAAAGAGCCAGCAGCCTCTGCACCTGCAGCCAATCAGAGTTCTGAGGCAGCAACGTGGCAACCAACAGAAAAGGACCACGAGCCACGCCTTGGACCCCGCCCTCGCTCTCACAACAAAGTGATCAACCCTCCAGGAGGAAAGTCCAGTGTGGTTTTCTATTAG